Proteins encoded by one window of Pseudomonas coleopterorum:
- a CDS encoding GAF domain-containing protein, whose amino-acid sequence MAINPVPLVSLANCEDEPIHRPGAIQPHGALIALDAEGRVLSRSANLMATIGLDVLPGSTPDGELLGGDVLELIAEGLASSDHWANSVESVLLGRLFDVVAHRHLQILYLEFEPRRTASGSFSQFALYAQRIISQMQNRHDIDALLSRVTQEIRNMTGYDRVMAYRFRPDLSGEVIAEAHREDLESYLGQRYPASDIPAQARLLYILNPIRLIADVTYAPAPLTPSLDPRTGQPFDLSFSTLRSVSPIHCEYLTNMGVRASMSVSIVVGGKLWGLFSCHHMSPKTMAHPLRMSFQVISQVCSALVERLEHNLATQTLKQASDQQQRLMTLARDSEDLVSALAGDPDNIASLIPCDGAAVVMSGRTQSIGGHFDALCRQVLEHVEQDPNLEVFHTEHWQGSASERNTSGYCGILAVRFHRQESGWVMWLRKEEINNVRWGGKPEKIIKVGPSGARLTPRGSFEAWEEVVRGRSASWGDTDIAIAEKLRRDLVELCLSRASEIDGMRQRLIAMLGHDLRNPLQSISMAAAMLSSNETRDTELRKHISHSSGRMERLISQILEMSRLQSGLGIMVNRVETDLSTLVESIVHETAVAFPSLTIEARIEPDVRAMVDPDRYAQVITNLLGNARYHGTPDTPVLISLSTEQQNTRLSVLNQTTPVAPERLATLFQPFKPHSAENLRNKNGLGIGLYISQAIAVAHSGNLSVEQNGNVITFSMVQPVEA is encoded by the coding sequence ATGGCCATAAACCCCGTGCCGCTGGTGTCCCTCGCCAATTGCGAGGACGAGCCCATCCATCGACCGGGCGCGATCCAACCTCATGGCGCACTGATCGCGCTGGATGCCGAAGGTCGCGTATTGAGCCGCAGCGCCAACCTGATGGCGACCATTGGGCTGGATGTGCTGCCGGGCAGCACGCCGGACGGCGAGTTGCTGGGCGGCGATGTCCTGGAGCTGATCGCAGAGGGGCTTGCCAGCAGCGATCACTGGGCCAACAGTGTCGAAAGCGTGCTGCTCGGCCGCCTGTTCGACGTGGTTGCCCATCGCCATCTGCAGATCCTGTATCTGGAGTTCGAGCCGCGCCGTACGGCCAGCGGCTCCTTCAGCCAGTTCGCCCTGTACGCGCAGCGCATCATCAGCCAGATGCAGAACCGCCACGACATCGATGCCCTGCTGAGCCGCGTGACCCAGGAAATCCGCAACATGACGGGCTACGACCGGGTCATGGCCTATCGCTTTCGTCCCGACCTGTCCGGCGAGGTCATCGCCGAGGCCCATCGCGAAGACCTCGAAAGCTACCTGGGCCAGCGTTACCCGGCCTCGGACATCCCTGCCCAGGCTCGCCTGCTCTATATATTGAATCCGATTCGCCTGATCGCCGACGTGACCTATGCGCCAGCGCCACTAACCCCGTCACTGGATCCGCGAACCGGCCAGCCATTCGACCTCAGTTTCAGCACCCTGCGCAGCGTTTCACCGATCCACTGCGAGTACCTCACCAACATGGGCGTGCGCGCCTCGATGAGCGTTTCCATCGTCGTGGGTGGCAAGCTGTGGGGGCTGTTCTCCTGCCACCACATGTCGCCCAAGACGATGGCTCACCCCTTGCGCATGTCGTTCCAGGTCATCTCGCAGGTCTGCAGCGCACTGGTCGAACGCCTGGAACACAACCTGGCCACACAGACCCTGAAGCAGGCAAGCGACCAGCAACAGAGACTCATGACCCTGGCCCGCGACTCCGAAGATCTGGTCAGCGCGTTGGCGGGTGATCCGGACAATATTGCCTCGCTGATTCCGTGCGATGGCGCTGCGGTGGTGATGTCGGGACGTACCCAGAGCATCGGCGGGCATTTCGACGCCCTGTGCCGCCAGGTACTCGAACACGTCGAACAGGACCCGAACCTCGAGGTGTTCCATACCGAGCATTGGCAAGGCTCGGCAAGCGAGCGCAACACCAGCGGCTACTGTGGCATTCTGGCGGTCCGCTTCCACCGACAGGAATCGGGCTGGGTCATGTGGCTGCGCAAGGAAGAAATCAACAACGTGCGCTGGGGCGGCAAGCCGGAGAAGATCATCAAGGTCGGGCCCTCGGGCGCCCGGCTGACACCCCGAGGCTCGTTCGAAGCCTGGGAAGAAGTGGTGCGCGGACGCTCGGCCAGCTGGGGTGATACCGACATCGCGATAGCCGAGAAGCTGCGGCGTGATCTGGTCGAGTTGTGCCTGAGCCGCGCCAGCGAGATCGATGGCATGCGCCAGCGCCTGATCGCGATGCTCGGTCACGACCTGCGCAACCCGCTGCAGTCCATTTCCATGGCCGCCGCCATGCTGTCTTCGAACGAAACGCGCGACACCGAACTGCGCAAGCACATCAGCCACTCCAGCGGTCGCATGGAACGGCTGATCAGCCAGATCCTGGAGATGAGTCGCCTGCAGTCGGGCCTCGGCATCATGGTCAATCGGGTCGAGACCGATCTGTCGACACTGGTGGAAAGCATCGTCCACGAAACCGCCGTGGCTTTTCCCAGCCTGACCATCGAAGCCCGCATCGAGCCGGACGTACGCGCCATGGTCGATCCGGATCGCTACGCGCAGGTCATCACCAACCTGCTGGGCAATGCTCGCTACCACGGCACGCCCGACACACCGGTACTGATCAGCTTGAGCACCGAACAGCAGAACACGCGATTGTCCGTGCTCAACCAGACCACTCCGGTGGCGCCCGAGCGACTGGCGACGCTGTTTCAGCCGTTCAAGCCGCACAGCGCCGAGAACCTGCGCAACAAGAATGGCCTGGGGATTGGCCTGTACATCTCTCAGGCAATCGCGGTGGCTCACAGCGGCAACCTGAGTGTGGAGCAGAACGGCAATGTCATCACGTTCAGCATGGTCCAACCGGTGGAGGCGTGA
- the folD gene encoding bifunctional methylenetetrahydrofolate dehydrogenase/methenyltetrahydrofolate cyclohydrolase FolD, translating into MTAQLIDGKAIAANLRQQIAHQVAERRQKGLRTPGLAVILVGTDPASQVYVSHKRKDCEEVGFASRAFDLPSTTSQLELETLIDTLNADTDIDGILLQLPLPEHLDASLLLERIRPDKDVDGFHPYNVGRLAQRIPLLRPCTPKGIMTLLESTGQDLYGMDAVVVGASNIVGRPMAMELLLAGCTVTVTHRFTKDLAGHVGRADLVVVAAGKPGLVKGEWIKEGAIVIDVGINRQADGKLVGDVVYETALPRAGWITPVPGGVGPMTRACLLENTLYAAQTLHK; encoded by the coding sequence ATGACTGCACAACTTATCGACGGCAAGGCGATCGCCGCCAACCTGCGCCAGCAGATCGCTCATCAGGTTGCCGAGCGTCGTCAGAAGGGCCTGCGCACGCCAGGGCTCGCGGTGATTCTGGTGGGCACCGACCCCGCTTCCCAGGTCTATGTATCGCACAAGCGCAAGGACTGCGAAGAAGTCGGATTCGCTTCCCGCGCCTTTGACCTGCCGAGCACGACTTCGCAGCTGGAGTTGGAGACGCTGATCGACACCCTCAATGCCGATACCGATATCGACGGCATCCTGTTGCAGTTGCCGCTGCCCGAGCACCTGGATGCCTCGCTGCTGCTCGAGCGCATCCGCCCGGACAAGGACGTCGATGGTTTCCATCCTTATAACGTCGGTCGCCTGGCCCAGCGCATCCCGTTGCTGCGCCCCTGCACCCCCAAAGGGATCATGACGCTGCTGGAAAGCACCGGCCAGGATCTGTACGGGATGGACGCAGTGGTAGTAGGTGCTTCCAACATCGTCGGTCGGCCCATGGCCATGGAACTGTTGCTGGCAGGCTGCACCGTGACCGTGACGCACCGTTTCACCAAAGACCTCGCGGGCCATGTAGGCCGCGCCGACCTGGTGGTGGTCGCTGCCGGCAAGCCGGGGCTGGTGAAGGGCGAATGGATCAAGGAAGGCGCGATCGTGATCGACGTGGGCATCAACCGTCAGGCCGATGGCAAGCTGGTGGGCGATGTCGTGTATGAAACCGCTCTGCCCCGCGCCGGCTGGATCACGCCGGTGCCAGGCGGCGTAGGTCCGATGACCCGCGCCTGCCTGCTGGAAAATACCCTCTATGCAGCACAGACCTTGCACAAGTGA